In one window of Nanoarchaeota archaeon DNA:
- a CDS encoding metal ABC transporter ATP-binding protein has protein sequence MSNILQLEKVSFSYGNSDILKDISLSVEKGDFVGLIGPNGSGKTTLLKILLGILTPRKGSVYLFEKDLKRFNNWGKIGYVPQKATNIEKNFPATVYEIVSMGLLSSKKLPKIFTKQDDIKIKNALSVVKMEKCSQKRITELSGGQQQRVLIAKALVTEPEILILDEPTTGVDQENQKSFYDLLGKLNKEGMTIILVSHDIGRITRYVTKIASINQTLNFYGTHKEFCSKDLAHKHEHKLCLDKG, from the coding sequence ATGAGCAACATACTTCAGTTAGAAAAAGTATCTTTTTCCTATGGTAACTCAGATATTCTAAAAGACATTTCATTATCGGTAGAGAAAGGCGATTTTGTAGGATTAATAGGTCCAAATGGCTCAGGAAAGACTACACTGTTAAAGATACTTCTAGGAATCTTGACTCCACGAAAGGGTTCAGTTTATTTATTTGAAAAGGACTTGAAAAGATTTAATAATTGGGGAAAAATTGGATACGTGCCTCAAAAAGCGACAAATATTGAAAAGAATTTCCCTGCTACCGTTTATGAAATAGTTTCCATGGGGCTTCTTTCTTCAAAGAAGTTGCCCAAAATATTTACGAAACAAGATGATATAAAAATAAAAAATGCTCTTTCTGTTGTCAAAATGGAAAAATGTTCACAAAAAAGAATTACTGAGCTTTCCGGAGGGCAACAGCAAAGAGTTTTAATCGCAAAAGCATTGGTTACTGAACCAGAAATCTTGATTCTTGACGAGCCAACAACAGGGGTTGATCAGGAAAACCAGAAATCATTTTATGACTTGCTTGGAAAATTGAATAAAGAGGGAATGACTATTATTTTAGTATCACATGATATTGGAAGAATAACGAGATATGTGACCAAAATCGCAAGCATTAATCAAACTCTTAATTTTTATGGAACTCACAAAGAATTTTGCTCAAAAGATTTAGCTCATAAACATGAGCATAAGTTATGCTTGGATAAAGGTTAA
- a CDS encoding metal ABC transporter permease has protein sequence MIEILSYTFMQKAFISGIVIAIACSLLGMFLVLRKFSLIGDGIAHISFGGVATGLLFNVTPFIGALLFGLIGSFGILKLKEKSHLHGDTAIGIVSHVSLGIGIFIASIANGFNVDIMSYLFGSILSIKTAELVLSVFLSLTVIIFILIYYKDLFYISFDEESAKVSGININFLNSMLIILTAVTIVCSMNVVGLMLASSLIILPSASALQVKASFKRILFYAVIISVFSVVSGLVIAYYYDFAVSGTIVLINAFVFLSLLVYNKAQAYGDVA, from the coding sequence ATGATTGAAATACTCTCTTACACATTCATGCAGAAAGCATTTATTTCAGGCATAGTTATAGCTATTGCCTGCTCGCTTTTAGGAATGTTTTTAGTATTAAGAAAATTCTCGCTGATTGGAGATGGAATTGCCCACATCTCTTTTGGAGGAGTCGCTACTGGACTGTTATTTAATGTAACTCCATTTATTGGTGCTCTTTTGTTTGGATTAATAGGTTCATTTGGAATACTAAAGCTGAAAGAAAAGTCACATTTACATGGAGATACTGCAATAGGAATCGTAAGCCATGTAAGCCTGGGTATAGGAATATTTATTGCGAGCATTGCAAACGGTTTTAACGTAGATATAATGAGTTATTTGTTCGGAAGCATACTTTCAATAAAAACCGCAGAATTAGTATTATCTGTTTTTCTATCATTGACAGTTATCATCTTTATTCTCATTTACTATAAAGATTTGTTTTATATCTCATTTGATGAAGAATCTGCAAAAGTTTCTGGAATAAACATAAATTTCCTTAATTCAATGCTAATCATTTTAACAGCAGTTACAATAGTCTGCTCAATGAATGTTGTAGGGCTTATGCTCGCATCATCATTAATAATCTTGCCCTCTGCATCTGCTTTGCAAGTTAAAGCAAGTTTTAAGAGAATTTTATTCTATGCTGTGATTATCTCAGTATTTTCAGTAGTTTCGGGGCTTGTTATTGCATATTATTATGACTTTGCAGTCTCTGGAACTATTGTTCTGATTAATGCATTTGTTTTTCTATCACTTTTAGTCTATAATAAAGCGCAGGCATATGGTGATGTTGCATAA